The following proteins come from a genomic window of Candidatus Zixiibacteriota bacterium:
- a CDS encoding DUF3367 domain-containing protein — MVSLVFVLPFLINWDYIGVGDWELFATMAAVPQRTVLHYHQFPFWNPYLGGGNILFAHPEVGILSPFFPLILIFGAIGGLKIQMMLAYFLGFWGTWLLAKRLGRSPLASYLAAFVYFGSSYFALHFAIGHVPFTHFCFLPWFLYFLLKTDDDSRFLAGAIAAVALIILGNGAAVPFLYTCFFSGVLLILYAIEEKSLRLIKRFIVAVILGVLLGAVKFFPMFHYLSQNEWEGMPGDFTPINILWKAFFSFDQAVFRQAGSGQYWGWHEYSAYISPLAVILAVAALILAFRKSRAWLVVGLFFFLFGLGHFSDFSPWNLILHIPGFSSIRSPARTFQFVVLATAILSGIGLDVLTARLKSATSVKNALSLSIICLILLTGFLVNLPAMKTIKYKKPAHVAFDEDFRQVIGRRDDIYNLFLKNRGSLVAPWLSAYKESRGLVTPTNEVLMEYVSSGQAGVLTRQYTPNRVDYRLAPALAGTIIFGIGYDDGWRTADGRPLFENNGLVATGFTHNDRQITLLYRPRGFIFGLVVSLLVLAGLSVFIFHGKIRKRLEAIFN; from the coding sequence ATGGTGTCGCTGGTATTTGTCCTGCCATTTTTAATTAACTGGGATTATATCGGTGTCGGCGACTGGGAGTTGTTTGCGACCATGGCGGCCGTCCCGCAAAGAACCGTTCTGCATTACCACCAATTCCCGTTCTGGAATCCATATCTCGGAGGCGGTAATATATTGTTCGCTCATCCCGAAGTCGGGATTCTATCGCCTTTTTTTCCTTTAATCTTAATTTTCGGAGCAATCGGTGGGCTTAAAATACAGATGATGCTGGCATATTTTCTCGGTTTTTGGGGGACCTGGTTGTTGGCGAAACGGCTGGGTCGATCGCCTCTGGCATCGTATCTGGCGGCCTTTGTTTATTTTGGCAGTTCCTATTTTGCCCTGCATTTTGCAATCGGCCATGTCCCCTTCACGCATTTTTGTTTCTTACCGTGGTTTTTATATTTCCTTTTAAAAACCGATGATGATTCGCGTTTCCTGGCCGGGGCGATTGCGGCTGTCGCGCTGATAATTCTCGGTAACGGGGCCGCGGTACCTTTTTTATACACCTGCTTTTTCTCCGGGGTGCTCTTGATTCTGTATGCTATCGAGGAAAAAAGTTTGAGGCTGATTAAACGTTTTATTGTAGCGGTGATTCTCGGTGTGCTTCTGGGCGCGGTGAAGTTTTTCCCGATGTTTCATTACCTGTCGCAAAATGAATGGGAGGGCATGCCCGGTGATTTCACTCCGATTAATATACTATGGAAAGCTTTTTTCTCGTTTGATCAGGCTGTTTTTCGTCAGGCGGGTTCGGGTCAGTACTGGGGCTGGCATGAATACAGCGCCTACATATCGCCGCTGGCGGTTATTCTGGCGGTGGCGGCACTTATTCTGGCTTTCCGTAAAAGCCGGGCCTGGCTGGTGGTTGGGCTGTTCTTTTTTCTTTTCGGTCTGGGTCATTTTTCGGATTTCTCACCCTGGAATCTTATTTTGCATATACCGGGATTCTCCTCGATCCGTTCGCCGGCCCGGACCTTTCAATTTGTGGTTCTGGCGACAGCAATATTATCTGGTATTGGTCTGGATGTATTAACCGCCCGATTAAAAAGTGCAACATCGGTTAAAAATGCCCTTTCGCTTTCAATTATTTGTTTGATATTATTGACCGGTTTTCTGGTCAATCTACCGGCCATGAAGACAATTAAGTATAAGAAACCCGCCCATGTTGCTTTTGACGAGGATTTCCGGCAGGTCATCGGCCGCCGCGATGATATCTACAACCTGTTTTTGAAAAACCGGGGTTCTCTGGTGGCCCCCTGGCTGTCGGCCTATAAAGAGAGCCGAGGATTGGTGACCCCGACTAATGAGGTCCTTATGGAATATGTCTCCTCCGGGCAGGCCGGAGTATTGACCCGGCAGTATACTCCAAATCGTGTCGATTACCGATTGGCCCCGGCATTGGCCGGGACAATTATTTTCGGGATCGGCTATGATGACGGTTGGAGAACGGCGGACGGAAGACCGCTTTTCGAAAATAACGGCCTGGTGGCGACAGGTTTTACACATAACGACCGGCAGATTACCTTGTTGTATCGTCCCCGCGGTTTTATTTTTGGTCTGGTTGTCAGTCTGCTGGTGCTGGCCGGTCTGTCAGTTTTTATTTTTCACGGCAAAATCCGCAAGCGGCTTGAAGCGATATTTAATTAA
- a CDS encoding S9 family peptidase has translation MRINKAFGLQAGLPVSLIVSVLLIWSCVKVQEPASLPETPMIPVVDTLHGVEIVDNYRWLENGDDTAVIKWADQQDAYCRSMLSEYPGRQALKTSIEELMRIGAVGDPALHGGRYFYSKRVGEEQHERILMKSSPDGKAKIVLDPDTFSTDGTVALDWWYPSRDGKFIAFGKSSSGTENSTLFILDVDHAEILRDTIPYTGAASIAWLNDNSGFYYTRYPKPGTVPEGEEVYFRWVYFHKIGESIENDPLIFGKDKVTDEWTDVKLSPDNRYLLVAVYAGWAKSEIYLKDLAGTAGFTLLVDNAEAMYSPYLTRDNIYILTNYKAPRFRVMRAEYDKPRQKDWKEIIPETETSIENLALCGDHLVVVGLHNASSRAVIYSRDGKPVNEIQLPAIGSIMGYGDHVLAAEEDGHELLFGYHSYFIPPTIYRYDFKIRTLSVFDRIETDLDLSQFEVEQVWFKSKDSTLVSMFLTHRKDIVPNGENPTLVYGYGGFMSNETPYFSRTMTLFLQRGGIYAHVQLRGGGEYGEEWHRAGMLENKQNSFDDMIAACEWLIRNEYTSPRKLVIEGGSNGGLLVGAALVQRPDLMKAVVCSRPLLDMLRYQNFLIARLWIPEYGSADNPEQYKYLYDYSPYHHIKKGTAYPAVLFESADHDTRVDPLHARKMTAALQAATSSDNPILLRVQRQTGHGQGAPQRIILEELIDEWCFIYWQLGM, from the coding sequence ATGAGAATTAACAAAGCATTCGGATTACAGGCGGGATTGCCGGTATCCCTGATAGTGTCAGTCCTGCTGATATGGTCATGTGTCAAGGTTCAGGAACCGGCCAGTCTGCCGGAAACGCCCATGATTCCGGTGGTCGATACGCTCCATGGAGTCGAGATTGTCGATAATTACCGCTGGCTGGAAAACGGCGATGATACGGCTGTGATAAAATGGGCCGATCAGCAGGATGCCTATTGCCGAAGTATGCTAAGTGAATATCCCGGCCGCCAGGCCCTGAAAACATCTATCGAGGAACTGATGCGAATAGGGGCGGTGGGCGATCCGGCCCTGCACGGAGGACGCTACTTTTATTCCAAACGGGTCGGCGAGGAACAACATGAACGCATCCTGATGAAGTCCTCGCCTGATGGCAAGGCGAAAATTGTTCTTGATCCCGACACTTTCAGTACCGATGGAACGGTGGCGCTGGATTGGTGGTATCCTTCCCGCGACGGCAAGTTTATCGCATTCGGCAAGTCATCCAGCGGCACCGAAAACAGCACCCTGTTTATTCTCGATGTCGATCATGCCGAAATTCTCAGAGATACCATCCCCTATACCGGGGCGGCTTCTATCGCATGGCTGAATGACAACAGTGGTTTTTACTATACTCGTTATCCGAAACCGGGAACCGTGCCAGAGGGTGAGGAAGTCTACTTCCGGTGGGTATATTTCCATAAAATCGGAGAGAGCATAGAGAATGATCCGCTGATATTCGGGAAGGATAAAGTCACCGATGAGTGGACCGATGTCAAATTATCTCCGGATAATCGTTATTTGCTGGTGGCGGTCTATGCCGGCTGGGCAAAATCCGAGATATACCTGAAAGACCTGGCCGGGACAGCCGGTTTCACCCTGCTGGTCGATAATGCCGAGGCCATGTATTCGCCGTATTTGACCCGAGATAATATCTATATCCTGACCAATTACAAAGCTCCCAGGTTCAGAGTTATGAGGGCCGAATATGATAAACCCCGGCAGAAAGACTGGAAAGAGATAATTCCGGAAACCGAAACAAGTATCGAAAACCTGGCCTTATGCGGCGACCACCTGGTCGTGGTGGGTCTGCATAATGCCTCAAGCCGGGCTGTTATTTATTCGCGGGATGGCAAACCGGTGAATGAAATTCAGCTTCCCGCTATCGGTTCCATTATGGGTTATGGCGATCATGTCCTGGCGGCCGAAGAAGACGGCCATGAACTTCTGTTCGGATACCACTCTTATTTTATTCCTCCGACCATTTATCGCTATGATTTCAAGATCCGGACATTAAGCGTCTTCGACCGAATTGAGACTGATCTCGATCTCTCTCAATTCGAAGTCGAGCAGGTTTGGTTTAAGTCAAAAGACAGCACCCTGGTTTCCATGTTTTTGACCCATCGGAAGGATATCGTGCCGAACGGTGAGAATCCGACCCTGGTCTATGGCTATGGCGGTTTTATGTCAAACGAAACACCCTATTTCTCGCGAACCATGACACTCTTTCTGCAGAGAGGCGGGATTTATGCTCATGTCCAGCTCCGCGGCGGGGGAGAATACGGCGAAGAGTGGCACCGGGCCGGGATGCTGGAGAATAAACAGAATTCTTTCGATGACATGATTGCCGCCTGTGAATGGCTTATCAGGAATGAATATACCAGCCCCCGGAAGCTGGTGATAGAGGGTGGAAGTAATGGCGGCCTGCTGGTCGGGGCGGCACTGGTCCAGCGCCCGGACCTGATGAAGGCGGTCGTTTGCAGTCGGCCGCTTCTGGATATGCTTCGGTATCAGAATTTCCTGATCGCCCGGCTGTGGATACCGGAATATGGTTCGGCGGATAATCCCGAGCAGTACAAGTATCTCTATGATTATTCGCCATATCATCATATCAAAAAGGGAACCGCCTATCCGGCGGTACTGTTCGAAAGCGCCGATCATGATACCCGGGTCGATCCGCTTCACGCCCGAAAAATGACAGCCGCTCTCCAGGCCGCCACTTCATCTGATAATCCTATCCTTCTCCGCGTGCAAAGACAAACCGGTCATGGACAGGGAGCGCCTCAGCGAATTATACTGGAAGAACTGATCGACGAGTGGTGTTTTATATACTGGCAGTTAGGAATGTAG
- a CDS encoding cytidylate kinase-like family protein — translation MSSIEALIDRQLRKWEMEKRIRREAEENGKKHETKPIVTISRQRGSQGSYLAEKLAEKLGYQLLHREIIDEISSSSGYRRKIIESLDDKVRSHIELWFEGVFKGIYIDASDYFRQLYKVIMSISELGGVVVVGRGANFILTQDQGLHVRVVASVPKRIDNLVNYQNLPRELAEIEVKKLDRSRAEFVKNNFGVDINDPRAYDLVINTTFIGIEDAISLVELAMKAKMMMLERL, via the coding sequence ATGAGTTCCATAGAAGCATTAATCGACCGGCAGTTGCGCAAATGGGAAATGGAGAAACGGATAAGGCGCGAGGCCGAAGAGAACGGCAAAAAACATGAGACCAAACCGATCGTCACTATCAGCCGTCAGCGCGGCAGTCAGGGTTCTTACCTGGCGGAAAAACTTGCCGAAAAGCTGGGTTACCAATTACTCCACAGGGAGATAATCGATGAAATCTCCAGTTCCTCCGGATATCGCCGGAAAATCATTGAGTCGCTGGATGACAAAGTACGTTCCCATATCGAACTCTGGTTCGAGGGAGTCTTCAAGGGGATTTATATCGATGCCTCGGATTATTTCCGGCAACTTTACAAGGTAATCATGTCCATCTCGGAATTGGGTGGGGTGGTTGTGGTCGGACGGGGTGCCAATTTCATACTCACTCAGGATCAGGGTTTGCATGTCCGGGTAGTTGCCTCGGTTCCCAAGCGGATCGATAACCTGGTAAACTATCAGAACCTGCCCCGGGAACTGGCGGAAATCGAGGTCAAAAAGCTGGATCGATCCCGGGCGGAGTTCGTTAAAAACAATTTCGGAGTCGACATCAATGATCCCCGGGCTTACGATCTGGTAATTAACACCACCTTTATCGGCATTGAGGATGCTATTTCCCTGGTGGAACTGGCTATGAAAGCCAAAATGATGATGCTGGAGCGGCTATAG
- the gatE gene encoding Glu-tRNA(Gln) amidotransferase subunit GatE has protein sequence MNKQEINLNDYARLESLGFKCGLEIHQQLNTRTKLFCHCPVGLTNERHDAEILRHMRPTLSELGEYDGTALMEFKTKKEVIYRLYRDRTCTYEMDDTPPFLVNQEAVDYAIRIALLFNCKIVDELHVIRKQYLDGSIPTGFQRTMIIGIDGWIPFKGRKVKITQVNLEEEACREVSDIGHRIVFATDRLSIPLVEIITEAAMKTPVEAMEVCRLLGNSMKITGLVRRGIGTVRQDVNVSITGGDRVEIKGVHKVGNIRKLTASEAYRQRGLLEIKKIFTERFPSDIDIPFRESNLTAVFSGTGNELGRRLESDLPQKVVGLLLPRLVDIISYELQPGRDFGFELSGRVRVIACIDSKPNLFFYSQREKYNISDNLWDKAVESLQPGRGDDLVLICGTSGDVATAVNEIKIRIVELKQGVINETRQDIKDGTTDFERILPGPDRMYPDTDHPPVKIVPERVENNRAQLSEPLWEKQKRWRETGLHEAQVAALSLSPRADLFDRLAENHSINPKKAAHICTDLMVGLRRQGHHPEKGGNDQLFNIIRESLEKDWPYQRLKTALIKAGAGTEIDRTDRELCDSDFELCWSEARKDFNGNKEPDATGKFRDYVAGKLLNGNSRTGDIMSRINTRLASEKFA, from the coding sequence ATGAACAAGCAGGAAATTAATTTAAATGATTATGCCCGGCTGGAATCCCTGGGCTTCAAATGCGGGCTGGAAATCCATCAGCAGCTTAATACCCGGACCAAGCTGTTCTGTCATTGCCCGGTCGGGCTGACCAACGAACGACATGACGCCGAAATTCTCCGGCATATGCGGCCGACTCTTTCGGAATTGGGCGAATATGACGGCACCGCTCTGATGGAATTCAAGACCAAAAAAGAGGTTATTTACCGGCTCTACCGTGACCGGACCTGCACTTATGAAATGGATGATACACCGCCTTTCCTGGTCAACCAGGAGGCGGTCGATTATGCCATCCGGATCGCTCTCCTGTTTAACTGCAAAATCGTCGATGAACTTCATGTCATCAGGAAACAGTATCTCGACGGTTCGATTCCGACTGGTTTTCAGAGAACCATGATTATCGGTATCGATGGCTGGATTCCCTTTAAAGGCCGGAAAGTTAAAATCACCCAGGTCAATCTTGAGGAAGAAGCCTGCCGTGAAGTTTCCGATATCGGACACCGAATTGTCTTTGCCACCGATCGGCTGTCGATTCCTCTGGTGGAAATAATTACCGAAGCGGCTATGAAAACACCCGTGGAGGCAATGGAAGTCTGCCGTCTGCTGGGTAATTCCATGAAAATCACCGGTCTGGTCCGTAGGGGAATTGGAACGGTCCGTCAGGATGTCAATGTTTCCATTACCGGCGGTGATCGGGTCGAAATCAAGGGAGTCCATAAGGTCGGTAATATTCGCAAACTGACCGCATCGGAAGCTTACCGGCAAAGGGGATTGCTCGAGATCAAAAAAATCTTTACTGAAAGATTTCCCTCCGATATTGATATTCCCTTCAGGGAATCCAATTTAACCGCGGTTTTCAGTGGAACCGGCAATGAACTCGGCCGTCGACTCGAAAGCGACCTTCCCCAGAAGGTGGTCGGCCTCCTGCTTCCCCGGCTGGTTGATATTATATCCTATGAATTACAACCCGGGCGCGATTTCGGTTTCGAGCTTTCGGGGCGGGTCCGGGTAATTGCCTGTATCGACTCTAAGCCCAATTTATTTTTCTACTCCCAGCGGGAAAAGTATAATATCTCTGATAATTTATGGGATAAAGCCGTCGAGTCGCTTCAGCCCGGACGGGGTGATGATCTGGTGCTTATTTGCGGTACCTCAGGAGATGTCGCCACTGCCGTAAATGAAATAAAAATCCGCATTGTTGAATTGAAACAAGGCGTGATTAACGAAACCCGGCAGGATATCAAGGACGGGACAACCGATTTCGAACGAATTCTCCCCGGTCCCGACCGCATGTACCCCGATACCGACCATCCCCCGGTAAAAATCGTCCCGGAGAGAGTTGAAAATAACCGAGCCCAATTATCGGAACCATTATGGGAAAAACAGAAACGGTGGCGGGAAACGGGCCTGCATGAGGCGCAGGTAGCGGCCTTATCGCTTTCGCCCCGGGCTGACCTGTTTGACCGCCTGGCGGAAAATCACTCCATCAATCCCAAAAAGGCGGCCCATATCTGTACCGACCTCATGGTCGGCCTTCGACGTCAGGGTCATCACCCCGAAAAAGGGGGGAACGATCAGCTATTTAATATTATCCGGGAATCCCTGGAAAAGGATTGGCCATATCAGCGGCTTAAAACTGCTCTTATAAAAGCGGGCGCCGGCACTGAAATCGACAGGACGGATCGGGAATTATGCGATTCTGATTTCGAGCTTTGCTGGAGCGAGGCCAGGAAAGATTTCAACGGTAATAAGGAACCCGATGCGACGGGGAAATTTAGGGACTATGTAGCCGGGAAGCTCTTAAACGGGAACAGCCGAACCGGTGATATAATGTCAAGGATCAATACCCGCCTGGCCTCCGAGAAATTCGCCTGA
- a CDS encoding glycosyltransferase, producing the protein MTDKDKFPLKVLFITHNYPRQKGDYSGVFLHLLARKLRDYDIQVYVVAPHDKGCELKEEIEGIKIYRFRYALRSLETFAYSGGMHKGILFNPYKWYRLWRFLMAARKLSARVIESEGIAVVSIHWVAPNALVGKWLKEKYGDKIRLFLSSHGTDIRVLTKKPVIFRLLRSTIHRAEGWTVVSSFLKKLVAQKDSGAADKIEIIPLPNDETIFYPDDKIAEDPNLVVAVSRLTQQKRINYLLEAIRLASEKRPEIKLEIYGKGDERVEIERLIRELEIMNRVKICDPIPHEELSKVYNRAAVVVLNSIDEGFGLSLTEAMLCRTAVIGTKSGGITDIIEDNKTGLLVPVDNAEILSEKIVQLLEDSSLRLRLAEAGYQKAMEHYSCKSSVARYARWFKGEKT; encoded by the coding sequence TTGACCGATAAAGATAAATTTCCGCTGAAAGTTCTCTTTATCACCCATAATTATCCCCGCCAGAAAGGTGATTATTCGGGCGTTTTTCTTCATTTGCTGGCTCGCAAACTCCGGGATTATGATATTCAGGTTTACGTGGTGGCGCCTCATGATAAGGGATGCGAGCTCAAGGAGGAAATTGAAGGGATAAAGATTTATCGCTTTCGGTACGCCTTAAGAAGTCTGGAAACCTTTGCCTATAGCGGCGGTATGCACAAGGGTATTTTATTCAATCCCTATAAGTGGTATCGTCTCTGGCGATTCCTGATGGCGGCAAGGAAGCTCTCAGCCAGGGTGATTGAAAGCGAAGGGATTGCGGTGGTCTCGATTCACTGGGTGGCTCCCAATGCCCTGGTCGGTAAATGGCTGAAGGAAAAATACGGGGATAAAATAAGGTTATTTTTAAGTTCGCACGGGACTGATATCAGGGTTCTGACGAAAAAACCGGTTATATTTCGTCTGCTTCGGTCGACCATCCATCGCGCCGAAGGCTGGACCGTAGTATCGTCATTTCTTAAGAAATTGGTGGCCCAAAAGGATTCAGGCGCGGCCGATAAAATCGAAATAATCCCCTTGCCCAATGATGAGACTATTTTCTATCCCGATGATAAGATTGCCGAGGATCCCAACCTGGTGGTGGCTGTCTCACGGCTAACCCAGCAGAAGAGAATCAACTATCTTTTGGAAGCCATCAGACTTGCATCAGAAAAAAGACCGGAGATCAAACTTGAGATTTACGGTAAGGGAGATGAGCGGGTTGAAATCGAAAGGCTTATCAGAGAATTGGAGATAATGAATAGGGTCAAAATATGTGATCCGATTCCCCATGAGGAATTAAGCAAAGTATATAATCGGGCGGCTGTGGTGGTTTTGAATTCGATTGACGAAGGATTTGGCCTGAGTCTGACAGAGGCAATGTTATGCCGGACAGCCGTGATCGGAACCAAATCGGGAGGCATCACCGATATTATCGAAGATAATAAGACCGGCCTGCTGGTACCGGTTGACAATGCCGAAATTTTGTCCGAGAAAATCGTCCAGCTGCTGGAAGATTCATCGTTGCGCTTAAGATTGGCCGAAGCCGGGTACCAAAAGGCCATGGAGCATTATTCCTGCAAATCATCAGTTGCACGATATGCCCGGTGGTTCAAGGGTGAAAAAACCTGA
- a CDS encoding iron-containing alcohol dehydrogenase, translated as MQNFTFYLPTKLIFGPGEIEKLGTEAKNIGEKALIVTGKRSAAAHGIVNRVIDLLEKEGLAAVVFDKIEPNPRAATIDEAADLARKNKCDFIIGLGGGSPMDAAKGIAAAIGENQPVWNLVYHGQPVFPKVKRALPIIEIPTLAATGSEADSGAVITNWKTHEKAVLGSPVLFPRVSIIDPELTVTVPKDYTIDGAIDIICHVIEGFFTGADDTPIQDRFSLSVVRTVMDYLPKVIKNPKDIDARSQLSWASAIALSGMVNSGRGGAFPLHAMEHALSGHYDISHGRGLAMLLPRLMNYTFEARPEKYAFMARELYGASRNKSTEDLAKNAVDGTVEFLKSVDRYLTMPDIGIKDDSKFDRMAEDTLRIYSVSGEYLDNPRRLYKEDIITIFEMSMSALPEQIW; from the coding sequence ATGCAAAACTTCACTTTTTATCTGCCGACCAAATTAATTTTCGGTCCCGGGGAAATCGAGAAACTCGGAACCGAGGCTAAAAATATCGGCGAAAAAGCCCTGATCGTGACCGGCAAACGCTCGGCCGCGGCTCATGGTATTGTCAATCGAGTGATTGATCTGCTTGAGAAAGAGGGTCTGGCGGCGGTGGTTTTTGATAAAATCGAGCCCAATCCCCGCGCGGCCACTATCGATGAAGCGGCCGATCTGGCCAGAAAGAATAAGTGCGATTTCATCATCGGTCTGGGAGGCGGTTCTCCGATGGACGCCGCCAAAGGCATCGCTGCCGCTATCGGCGAAAACCAGCCGGTCTGGAATCTTGTTTATCATGGCCAACCCGTTTTCCCAAAAGTCAAAAGGGCTTTGCCGATTATCGAAATCCCGACCCTGGCAGCAACCGGCTCGGAAGCCGACTCCGGGGCGGTCATCACCAACTGGAAAACTCATGAAAAAGCCGTCCTGGGAAGTCCGGTACTATTTCCGCGGGTCTCGATTATCGATCCCGAACTGACCGTCACTGTTCCCAAAGATTATACTATTGATGGCGCTATTGATATTATCTGCCATGTCATCGAAGGATTCTTCACCGGGGCCGATGATACCCCGATACAGGATCGATTTTCTCTTTCAGTGGTTCGAACGGTCATGGATTACCTGCCGAAGGTTATTAAAAACCCGAAAGATATCGATGCCCGCTCGCAGTTGTCCTGGGCTTCGGCTATTGCTCTGTCGGGAATGGTCAATTCCGGGCGCGGCGGGGCTTTTCCGCTTCATGCCATGGAGCATGCCCTTTCCGGGCATTATGATATTTCCCATGGCCGCGGCCTGGCCATGCTTCTGCCCCGCCTGATGAATTATACTTTTGAAGCGCGGCCGGAGAAATATGCCTTCATGGCCCGCGAACTTTACGGGGCAAGCCGTAACAAATCAACCGAGGATCTGGCCAAAAACGCCGTTGACGGTACCGTCGAGTTTCTCAAATCGGTTGATCGTTATTTGACCATGCCTGATATCGGAATTAAGGATGATTCGAAATTCGATCGGATGGCTGAGGATACTCTGAGGATTTACTCAGTTTCAGGTGAATATCTCGATAATCCCCGCCGCCTTTATAAAGAAGATATAATCACAATCTTCGAGATGTCGATGTCGGCCCTGCCGGAGCAAATCTGGTAA
- a CDS encoding FAD-binding oxidoreductase, which produces MTYQKGIPTFHPETAEEASRLFGLAGRHGQKLYITGFGNNITPVGRKFNNLLAVHSDRLNQLIRIVPQDYYAEVGSGYPLGELNHHLKSEGFFLPHAELPYVGSVGGALAAGLSADHGGQVLPIGRYFLMTQLAMPDGRVIRPGSPCFKSVSGLDIVKIFSPSWGLLGMIISAVFRIQPLTVYDDFREITMRPIEYKKFAGLYKKPGDNQSAIYSLKIKDKFDPNHIMPLIDPD; this is translated from the coding sequence TTGACTTATCAGAAGGGTATACCCACCTTTCATCCCGAAACGGCCGAGGAGGCGTCCCGGCTGTTTGGTTTGGCCGGCCGTCATGGACAAAAACTGTATATTACCGGTTTCGGTAATAATATTACTCCTGTCGGACGGAAATTCAATAATTTACTGGCGGTGCATTCGGATCGGCTGAATCAATTGATCAGAATTGTCCCGCAGGATTATTATGCCGAGGTGGGGTCCGGGTATCCCTTAGGAGAATTGAATCATCATTTGAAAAGCGAGGGTTTTTTTCTGCCTCATGCCGAACTGCCTTATGTCGGTTCGGTGGGCGGTGCCCTGGCGGCGGGGTTGTCGGCCGATCATGGCGGGCAGGTTCTTCCAATTGGGAGATATTTCCTGATGACGCAACTGGCCATGCCTGATGGCCGGGTTATCAGACCGGGATCCCCCTGTTTTAAATCGGTCTCAGGGTTGGATATTGTGAAAATCTTTTCGCCGTCATGGGGACTCCTGGGGATGATAATATCGGCGGTTTTCAGAATTCAGCCGCTGACCGTTTATGATGATTTCCGGGAGATAACCATGAGGCCCATTGAATATAAGAAATTCGCCGGGCTTTATAAAAAACCCGGCGATAATCAATCCGCGATATACTCTTTAAAGATTAAGGATAAGTTCGATCCCAATCATATAATGCCATTGATCGATCCGGATTAA